A window of the Corynebacterium minutissimum genome harbors these coding sequences:
- the dacB gene encoding D-alanyl-D-alanine carboxypeptidase/D-alanyl-D-alanine endopeptidase: MKAKHVWWSTAALVTAGAVAATAALGVKIQRTYDHLDHGEPYAQAAPATLVQPVEPGDIDAAALKTRLDGLGKDKALGTFGAQVIDTTTHEVVWEREPAKPLTPASATKVLTVAAATLALDENARLRTEVVRGAQEGEVVIKAAGDVWLTDERLDELAEQVKEHVSTVTRVAIDTSVWQGPDQAPGWDDDNIDGGFVAPIQPAMLYGGRLGEKTGDVPRSHEPALDVARALAQRLGTDKANIAAAPEGSEVIASSESEPLALRAQQAVKDSDNVMAEAIARELAVHHNAEASFEGAAEATLDILGNHGIDVNGVTLKDGSGLSRDNRIPAGVLAHILDTAVASEDLRPLLGYLPLAGGEGTLYQRYPESPARGFVRAKTGTLTETSALAGTAQGTSGRVYAFAFLVNDGEVMSARKAQDALAAALHDF; encoded by the coding sequence ATGAAAGCGAAGCATGTCTGGTGGAGTACTGCGGCCCTCGTCACTGCAGGAGCCGTGGCGGCGACGGCCGCGTTGGGTGTAAAGATCCAGCGCACCTACGATCATCTGGACCACGGCGAGCCTTATGCGCAGGCCGCGCCCGCGACCTTAGTCCAGCCTGTTGAGCCCGGCGATATCGACGCCGCTGCGCTGAAGACTCGGTTGGATGGACTGGGCAAGGACAAAGCCCTCGGAACATTTGGCGCGCAGGTCATCGACACCACGACGCACGAGGTGGTGTGGGAGCGCGAACCGGCTAAGCCGCTGACGCCGGCCTCAGCAACCAAAGTACTGACGGTTGCGGCGGCTACCCTCGCCTTGGATGAAAATGCGCGCCTTCGCACCGAGGTCGTCCGAGGAGCACAGGAGGGCGAGGTAGTCATCAAAGCCGCGGGCGACGTCTGGCTGACGGATGAGCGCCTCGATGAGCTGGCGGAACAAGTTAAGGAGCACGTGAGCACCGTCACGCGCGTAGCCATCGACACGTCAGTCTGGCAAGGCCCCGACCAAGCCCCCGGATGGGATGATGACAACATTGATGGCGGCTTCGTCGCGCCCATTCAGCCGGCCATGCTTTATGGCGGCCGCCTGGGGGAGAAGACGGGCGATGTCCCGCGCTCCCACGAGCCGGCTCTCGACGTCGCCCGCGCACTCGCACAGCGCTTGGGCACGGACAAAGCCAACATCGCCGCCGCGCCCGAGGGCTCCGAGGTCATCGCCAGCAGCGAGTCCGAGCCGCTGGCCCTGCGCGCCCAGCAGGCAGTGAAGGATTCCGACAATGTCATGGCAGAAGCCATCGCCCGCGAGCTCGCCGTCCATCACAATGCCGAGGCCAGCTTCGAGGGGGCCGCGGAAGCAACGCTCGACATCCTGGGCAACCACGGCATCGATGTCAACGGCGTCACCCTCAAAGACGGTTCCGGACTGTCCCGCGATAATCGCATCCCCGCCGGTGTACTTGCCCACATCTTGGACACAGCAGTCGCCAGCGAGGACCTCCGCCCGCTTCTGGGCTACCTCCCGCTCGCTGGCGGCGAAGGGACCCTCTACCAGCGCTACCCGGAGTCCCCGGCCCGCGGCTTCGTCCGCGCCAAGACCGGAACCCTGACCGAAACCTCCGCCCTCGCGGGCACCGCGCAAGGTACGTCCGGCCGGGTCTACGCCTTTGCTTTCCTGGTCAATGATGGCGAGGTCATGTCCGCCCGTAAAGCCCAAGACGCCCTGGCCGCCGCACTCCATGACTTCTAA
- a CDS encoding inorganic diphosphatase, producing the protein MSVEVTIEIPKGSRNKYEVDHESGKVYLDRYLFTPMAYPADYGFIDHTLGEDGDPLDALVILPEPVFPGVVVEARILGVFKMTDEAGGDDKLLAVIDDPRWERYQDINDVEQHIKDEIEHFFVHYKDLEPNKEVTGSGWGDKAEAEKILEEAKARFK; encoded by the coding sequence GTGAGCGTTGAAGTAACCATCGAGATCCCGAAGGGCTCCCGCAACAAATACGAGGTGGACCACGAGTCCGGCAAGGTTTACCTGGACCGTTACCTGTTCACCCCGATGGCTTACCCGGCTGACTACGGTTTCATCGACCACACCCTCGGCGAGGACGGCGACCCGCTCGACGCACTCGTCATCCTCCCGGAGCCGGTCTTCCCGGGCGTTGTCGTGGAAGCTCGCATCCTCGGTGTGTTCAAGATGACCGACGAGGCCGGCGGCGACGACAAGCTGCTCGCCGTTATCGATGACCCGCGCTGGGAGCGCTACCAGGACATCAACGATGTGGAGCAGCACATCAAGGATGAGATCGAGCACTTCTTCGTCCACTACAAGGACCTGGAGCCGAACAAAGAAGTTACCGGCTCCGGCTGGGGCGACAAGGCTGAAGCGGAGAAGATTCTCGAAGAGGCTAAGGCCCGCTTCAAGTAA
- a CDS encoding IS30 family transposase: MSGDEKLRERFVEAYLHDARPVPVILKELGVSKVQARAWRQSEGLNRARRQRSLVDKQYQQVVALVESGRSVLSAIEEVGFPQSLAYRYLAQDGLELVRGNRGGTAQHDRDRIAQALKLVDAGKSYKQAGQVVDRSADTVKAWHHDHMSGRLILNDHPTESESKVGRGKRLIRHDRIEIAYLLKQGHTHREIAAQLGRNQSTISREIARGMTEHGYDALVAQKRAVDRLARPKPRKLDTNPQLRALVIEGLNTKWSPEQISNYLARCFGKGGDMSISHETIYQALYIQAKGALRQELKVEKALRSGRTGRKPQSRLPARGNRSWIGEDYRISKRPASVEDRAVPGHWEGDLIIGQGGTTALVTCVERSTRYTMIRKLDVHDSATTVDKLIEMFTGKIRNITKTLTWDQGVELAQVDKLSIARGLAVYFCDPHSPWQRPTNENTNGLVRDFLPKGSDFSTLTDKDVQHIQDLLNGRPRKVLDWYKPEEKIQELFK; this comes from the coding sequence ATGTCAGGTGATGAGAAGCTACGTGAGCGGTTTGTGGAGGCGTATCTGCATGATGCGCGTCCGGTGCCAGTGATCCTGAAGGAGTTGGGCGTCTCGAAGGTTCAGGCGAGGGCATGGCGCCAAAGCGAGGGGCTTAACCGTGCTCGGCGTCAGCGGAGTTTGGTTGACAAGCAGTATCAACAAGTTGTCGCTCTGGTTGAGAGTGGCCGATCTGTGCTCAGCGCAATTGAAGAGGTCGGGTTTCCTCAAAGTCTGGCTTATCGCTACCTTGCTCAGGACGGGTTGGAGCTCGTCCGAGGCAATCGCGGTGGAACGGCACAACATGACCGGGATCGCATTGCCCAAGCTCTAAAGCTGGTTGATGCTGGCAAAAGCTATAAGCAGGCCGGCCAGGTGGTTGATCGCAGCGCTGACACGGTCAAAGCGTGGCACCATGATCACATGTCTGGGCGTTTGATACTCAATGATCATCCCACTGAATCTGAATCGAAGGTAGGACGCGGAAAGCGTCTTATCCGACATGACCGAATAGAGATAGCCTACCTGCTGAAACAGGGCCATACTCACCGCGAGATTGCAGCCCAGCTGGGACGTAATCAGTCGACGATTAGCAGGGAAATCGCCCGTGGGATGACTGAGCATGGCTACGATGCCCTCGTGGCACAAAAGCGGGCTGTAGACCGCCTAGCCAGGCCTAAACCCCGCAAACTCGATACCAACCCGCAGTTGCGTGCCTTGGTCATCGAGGGGTTGAACACGAAGTGGTCGCCTGAGCAGATTTCGAACTATCTTGCCCGCTGCTTCGGTAAAGGTGGGGATATGTCAATTAGCCATGAAACCATCTACCAAGCTCTCTACATCCAAGCCAAAGGCGCTTTGCGCCAGGAATTGAAGGTAGAAAAAGCCCTGCGTTCTGGGCGTACCGGCCGAAAACCACAATCACGCCTGCCAGCCCGCGGTAATCGAAGCTGGATTGGTGAAGACTACCGCATCAGCAAGCGCCCTGCCAGCGTTGAAGACCGCGCTGTTCCAGGACACTGGGAAGGCGATCTCATCATCGGCCAAGGAGGAACCACTGCACTCGTAACCTGTGTAGAACGCAGTACTCGCTACACCATGATCCGCAAACTGGATGTTCATGATTCCGCCACGACTGTCGATAAGTTAATCGAGATGTTTACCGGCAAAATACGCAACATCACCAAAACGCTGACCTGGGACCAAGGCGTTGAATTAGCCCAAGTCGACAAGCTGAGCATCGCACGTGGACTAGCAGTTTACTTCTGCGATCCGCACTCGCCTTGGCAGCGCCCTACCAACGAAAACACCAACGGGCTAGTCAGAGACTTCCTACCTAAAGGAAGCGACTTTAGTACTCTGACCGACAAGGATGTCCAACACATTCAAGACCTTCTCAACGGGCGCCCTAGAAAAGTCCTCGACTGGTATAAACCCGAAGAGAAGATACAAGAACTATTCAAGTGA
- a CDS encoding S41 family peptidase: protein MKTVLKIFGGLFIVALIVVLAAVYFFGPSYGGALLGKPVFLFNASEKRINTAMVDTAAISGIYGESEEFQSAREAFKEDPTNPDLLDAAIDAAGGKHSKVFSTEKEKATDNTDPSVEFEDGVLRATVPSIGRHDDGQTYADTLAQGLTAHPEACAAVVDLRGNDGGDMGPMYAGLSSLLPDGTALSFVSRMGTTDVVIDGNSVTGGGTPTTTSGGKLEVPVAVLTDGVTASSAEATLLAFRGLDNVRTFGEPTAGYASANMVIDYPDGRSLMLTTAKDKARTGEEFAEDPIAPDAPESELDSWLASRCG from the coding sequence ATGAAAACGGTACTGAAAATCTTCGGCGGACTCTTTATAGTCGCCCTCATCGTGGTGCTCGCGGCCGTGTATTTCTTCGGCCCCTCCTATGGCGGGGCGCTGTTGGGAAAACCCGTATTCCTCTTCAATGCCAGCGAAAAGCGCATCAACACCGCGATGGTGGATACCGCTGCCATCTCTGGAATCTACGGTGAGAGCGAGGAATTCCAGAGCGCTCGCGAGGCCTTCAAAGAGGACCCCACGAACCCGGATCTCCTCGATGCCGCCATCGACGCCGCCGGCGGTAAGCATTCCAAGGTCTTTAGTACCGAGAAGGAAAAGGCCACCGACAACACCGATCCCTCGGTTGAGTTTGAAGACGGCGTCCTGCGCGCCACCGTCCCGTCCATCGGCCGCCACGATGACGGCCAAACCTACGCCGATACTTTGGCGCAGGGTCTGACCGCCCACCCAGAGGCCTGTGCCGCAGTGGTCGATCTACGCGGCAATGACGGTGGTGACATGGGGCCCATGTACGCAGGGCTCAGCTCGCTGCTGCCGGACGGCACCGCGCTCTCCTTTGTCAGCCGCATGGGGACCACGGACGTTGTCATTGACGGCAACTCTGTCACCGGCGGTGGCACCCCCACCACCACGTCCGGCGGCAAGCTTGAGGTTCCCGTCGCCGTGCTAACCGACGGTGTCACCGCCTCCTCCGCGGAAGCCACCCTCCTAGCCTTCCGCGGCCTGGACAACGTGCGTACCTTCGGCGAACCGACGGCGGGCTACGCCTCCGCCAACATGGTCATTGACTATCCGGATGGCCGCTCCCTCATGCTCACCACCGCCAAGGATAAGGCCCGCACCGGTGAGGAATTCGCCGAAGACCCCATCGCTCCCGATGCCCCAGAATCCGAGCTCGACTCTTGGCTCGCTTCCCGCTGCGGCTAG
- a CDS encoding FtsX-like permease family protein: protein MNTATLVFDLQRESIRARSGTGIVSVLAIVSLTIGSAIAFLVAGGTWMFWERAQHVEEAVPALKEAFGNEMEGFLYPWFALALMACAFILPALFNLTAQAAVLGASGREHRLATLRLLGLSSRQVERMAIVETGLQALIGIVLGGLISLLIAPVFTQLDFQMRSIALSELLLPWWGYLAVAGVLFLLAIGAALVGMQRVRVSPLGVAKRQMPAAYRWWRVIAFLILVAVGGVFLSGKAGPPTAMVIVVMFGMLMSINLIAPFILQLGAHVMSLFPGTAHFVACQRVAGNARPAWKRSAAIGFFGYLAGFLVAAPLGSDALAMVLKEDPGMNVVFKDVSTGVLLTLIFGFTLTTMSILLGQVSGIFEDKELIRSLDLMGVPRHFQFRSGALVVMGPVVALSLFGFLFGGGIASLMFFSSVDQSNVDVLSRLLMAFGFLAVGWLVTLLAVVLAEPLRGYVLRTGGRKE from the coding sequence ATGAACACCGCGACTTTAGTCTTTGACCTGCAGCGCGAATCGATACGCGCGCGCTCCGGAACGGGAATCGTCTCGGTTCTGGCTATTGTGAGCCTAACCATTGGTTCCGCCATTGCTTTCCTCGTCGCGGGCGGTACGTGGATGTTCTGGGAGCGTGCCCAACACGTCGAGGAGGCCGTGCCCGCGCTCAAGGAGGCCTTCGGCAACGAGATGGAGGGTTTCCTTTATCCGTGGTTCGCCCTGGCTCTGATGGCCTGCGCGTTTATTCTTCCGGCGCTGTTTAACCTCACCGCGCAGGCAGCCGTCCTCGGCGCCTCCGGCAGGGAGCACCGTCTGGCTACCCTGCGCCTGCTGGGGCTGAGTTCCCGCCAGGTGGAGCGCATGGCCATTGTGGAAACCGGACTGCAAGCCCTCATCGGCATCGTGCTGGGCGGGCTTATCAGCTTGCTCATCGCGCCTGTCTTTACCCAGCTGGACTTCCAGATGCGCTCTATTGCCCTGTCCGAGCTTCTCCTTCCCTGGTGGGGCTACCTCGCCGTGGCGGGTGTGCTCTTTCTGTTGGCCATCGGTGCGGCACTCGTCGGCATGCAGCGCGTGCGTGTGAGTCCGCTGGGGGTGGCCAAGCGTCAGATGCCTGCTGCCTACCGGTGGTGGCGCGTCATCGCTTTCCTCATCCTCGTCGCAGTTGGTGGCGTGTTTCTCTCCGGGAAGGCGGGCCCGCCCACCGCCATGGTCATCGTGGTCATGTTCGGCATGCTGATGAGCATCAACCTCATCGCGCCCTTCATCCTGCAGCTCGGTGCCCACGTCATGTCCCTCTTTCCCGGCACCGCGCACTTCGTGGCCTGCCAGCGCGTGGCGGGCAATGCGCGCCCGGCATGGAAACGAAGTGCGGCCATCGGCTTCTTCGGCTACTTGGCGGGTTTCCTCGTCGCAGCACCTTTGGGCTCCGATGCCTTGGCCATGGTTTTGAAGGAAGACCCTGGAATGAACGTGGTGTTCAAGGACGTTTCCACTGGTGTTTTGTTGACCCTCATCTTCGGCTTCACGCTGACCACCATGTCTATTCTTTTGGGCCAGGTGTCCGGCATCTTTGAGGACAAGGAGCTCATTCGCTCTCTGGATCTCATGGGCGTGCCGCGACACTTCCAGTTCCGCTCCGGCGCGCTGGTGGTCATGGGGCCCGTTGTGGCCTTGAGCCTCTTCGGCTTCCTCTTCGGTGGTGGGATCGCCTCGCTGATGTTTTTCTCCAGCGTCGATCAGAGCAACGTTGATGTTCTCAGCCGCCTGCTCATGGCCTTCGGTTTCCTAGCGGTGGGCTGGCTCGTCACGCTCCTCGCCGTTGTCCTGGCTGAACCTTTGCGCGGCTACGTGCTGCGAACCGGAGGGCGAAAAGAATGA
- a CDS encoding ABC transporter ATP-binding protein → MAQTLSLTDITKDFGGGPVLAGISLDIEPGELVAVMGPSGSGKSTLLHCMSGVLTPTHGSVRYGDEELSALGDGPRSRLRLRNFGFVFQDGQLLPELTNVDNVALPAMLNGVSRGAARKRAMELLDQLGLGGLAERRPAQVSGGQAQRVTIARALVANPGVVFADEPTGALDQSTGHEVMQMLTTIVRQAGASLVMVTHDPKVADWMQRRVEIRDGIIHDDRRLGVVR, encoded by the coding sequence ATGGCACAGACACTTTCCTTAACAGACATCACCAAGGATTTCGGCGGCGGCCCGGTGCTCGCAGGAATCTCCCTCGATATCGAACCGGGCGAGCTCGTGGCCGTCATGGGGCCGTCCGGCTCCGGCAAGTCCACGCTGCTGCACTGCATGTCCGGCGTGCTTACCCCCACGCACGGCAGCGTGCGCTACGGGGATGAGGAGCTCTCCGCGCTTGGCGACGGCCCCCGCTCCCGCCTCCGCCTGCGCAACTTCGGCTTCGTCTTCCAGGATGGCCAGCTCCTGCCGGAGCTGACCAATGTTGACAACGTGGCGCTGCCCGCGATGCTCAACGGCGTTTCGCGCGGGGCTGCCCGCAAGCGAGCAATGGAGCTGCTGGACCAGCTGGGCTTGGGTGGTCTGGCGGAGCGCCGCCCGGCACAGGTTTCTGGCGGTCAGGCGCAGCGCGTGACCATTGCGCGTGCGCTGGTGGCCAATCCGGGCGTTGTCTTCGCCGATGAGCCCACCGGTGCGCTGGACCAGTCCACCGGCCACGAGGTCATGCAGATGCTGACCACCATCGTGCGCCAGGCCGGTGCGAGCCTGGTCATGGTCACTCACGACCCGAAGGTGGCCGACTGGATGCAGCGCCGCGTGGAGATTCGCGATGGCATCATCCACGATGACCGCCGCCTTGGGGTGGTTCGATGA
- a CDS encoding sensor histidine kinase yields MFRRKPQTTTHEQQQAEKIAQLTASRRAIADAYEVERARIERDLHDGAQQYLVAASMKLGEALLDAPADLAELLTAAKQDVDRGLNSLRTTVHGIHPQVLQDHGLVAALADVSSSHGPHVSVFAPHPLPKLSASVLACGYFFGTEALTNAAKHAPGAPVSVLVTADASLKITVVDEGPGGAQVVQGHGLAGMAERLAAFGGEMTLSSPPGGPTRVAASIPLLLNRGQSGV; encoded by the coding sequence GTGTTCCGTAGAAAGCCTCAGACCACCACCCACGAGCAGCAGCAGGCGGAGAAGATCGCGCAGCTGACGGCCTCGCGCCGCGCCATTGCGGATGCCTACGAGGTGGAGCGCGCCCGCATCGAGCGCGACCTGCACGACGGCGCGCAGCAATATCTCGTGGCTGCGAGCATGAAGTTGGGTGAGGCACTTCTCGACGCCCCCGCTGACCTCGCCGAGCTCCTCACCGCCGCCAAGCAGGACGTGGACCGCGGCCTGAATTCCCTGCGTACGACGGTGCACGGCATCCACCCACAGGTCCTGCAGGACCACGGTTTGGTGGCCGCGCTTGCCGACGTCTCCTCTTCCCACGGCCCCCACGTCAGCGTCTTCGCCCCGCATCCGTTACCCAAGCTCTCCGCCTCGGTGCTGGCCTGCGGCTACTTCTTCGGCACGGAGGCGCTGACCAACGCAGCGAAGCACGCGCCCGGCGCGCCAGTCTCCGTCTTAGTGACCGCGGATGCCTCCTTAAAGATCACCGTGGTGGATGAGGGCCCCGGCGGCGCGCAGGTGGTGCAAGGCCATGGGCTGGCCGGGATGGCCGAGCGCCTCGCTGCCTTTGGCGGGGAGATGACTTTATCTTCTCCCCCGGGCGGGCCGACCCGGGTAGCAGCCTCGATACCTCTTCTTCTCAATCGCGGACAGTCAGGAGTTTAA
- a CDS encoding LuxR C-terminal-related transcriptional regulator: protein MSLRIVVADDSAILREGLAGLLERRGHSIVGQADSAPTLEAVVDTLRNELPDIVITDVRMPPGMGDDGLKAAVNLRNAYPGLPVMVLSQYVAPAYAVELFDSPDAGTGYLLKDRVSEVRDFLSSLDVVAQGGTVIDPTVAQALMSSGRSGLGELTPREREVLELMSRGKSNKDIAAELVLSSAAVAKHVSNIFTKLRLDPSEDNRRVKAILEYLSAHR from the coding sequence ATGAGTTTGAGAATTGTGGTGGCGGATGATTCCGCCATTCTGCGCGAGGGCCTCGCCGGCCTTCTGGAGCGCCGCGGGCATTCAATTGTGGGCCAAGCTGATTCTGCCCCTACGCTCGAGGCCGTGGTGGATACACTCCGCAACGAGCTGCCGGACATCGTCATCACGGACGTGCGCATGCCGCCCGGAATGGGCGATGACGGTTTGAAGGCCGCCGTGAACTTAAGAAACGCATACCCAGGGCTGCCCGTCATGGTGCTCTCCCAGTATGTGGCACCGGCGTACGCTGTGGAGCTTTTCGATTCCCCTGATGCCGGCACCGGCTACCTTCTGAAGGACCGTGTCTCTGAGGTGCGCGACTTCCTCTCCAGCTTGGACGTGGTGGCCCAGGGCGGCACCGTCATCGACCCCACCGTGGCGCAGGCTCTCATGAGCTCTGGGCGCAGCGGACTGGGCGAGCTCACCCCGCGCGAGCGCGAGGTCCTCGAATTGATGTCCCGCGGCAAATCCAACAAGGACATCGCCGCCGAGCTCGTCCTTTCCTCCGCCGCGGTGGCCAAGCATGTCTCAAACATTTTCACCAAGCTGCGTTTAGACCCCAGTGAGGATAATCGCCGCGTCAAGGCCATCTTGGAGTACCTCTCAGCGCACCGCTAA
- a CDS encoding endonuclease domain-containing protein produces MEEIVGRAGSAAAAKGEAIKITRGLYLPREPTAYELAQVLSRHWPDSALDGYSAAMVLLERKPGFPLQLIREKGLEDTRFYVCRRARPKGVFPYDGINVCNPLQAVEAMEERHAVMFLEKFLAGRDAEGRLKLLSMDFRRFSQHTRRVLEKAVIGADSVPERALTRALEPFFRVRNNAKIGPYRWDLLLEEHKIAIEVDGYAYHRGENRRQFELDRQKLNDAVHRGYTPLHFTATTIEHHLDKVVEQVRGVAQGTKRYLDPPWMWHRFFV; encoded by the coding sequence ATGGAGGAGATTGTCGGCCGTGCTGGCTCGGCGGCAGCGGCAAAAGGTGAGGCGATCAAAATTACGCGGGGGCTGTATCTGCCACGTGAACCAACGGCATACGAGCTAGCGCAAGTGCTCAGCCGGCATTGGCCAGACAGTGCGTTGGACGGATATTCCGCGGCGATGGTGCTTCTTGAGCGGAAACCTGGGTTTCCGCTGCAGCTCATACGCGAAAAAGGCCTGGAAGACACCCGCTTTTATGTCTGTCGCCGAGCCCGCCCCAAGGGGGTATTCCCCTATGACGGGATCAACGTCTGCAATCCACTGCAGGCAGTGGAAGCCATGGAAGAACGACATGCGGTGATGTTCCTTGAAAAGTTCCTTGCGGGCAGGGACGCCGAAGGGCGGTTGAAGTTGCTCTCCATGGATTTTCGGCGGTTCTCGCAGCACACTCGGCGCGTGTTGGAGAAGGCGGTGATCGGTGCGGATAGCGTGCCTGAGCGGGCACTTACCCGTGCTTTGGAGCCCTTCTTTAGGGTGCGCAACAACGCCAAAATTGGGCCCTATCGGTGGGATCTCCTTTTGGAGGAGCACAAGATTGCCATCGAAGTCGACGGCTACGCCTATCACCGAGGGGAGAACCGCCGCCAATTCGAGCTTGACCGTCAGAAGCTGAATGACGCCGTACATCGCGGTTACACGCCGCTCCACTTCACCGCGACCACAATTGAGCATCACCTCGACAAGGTGGTGGAGCAGGTGCGCGGGGTGGCACAAGGGACAAAGCGGTATCTGGACCCGCCGTGGATGTGGCACCGGTTCTTTGTGTGA
- a CDS encoding rhodanese-like domain-containing protein yields MQNVQPTEVPDNAQLIDVREDFEWNTEHAQGATHIPMGELVERLDEIDPDRDIYVICHAGGRSMQVCQYLEHAKGWDVINVDGGTDAWKAQGRPMIYPK; encoded by the coding sequence ATGCAGAACGTACAACCTACCGAAGTACCCGACAACGCCCAGCTTATCGACGTCCGCGAGGACTTTGAGTGGAACACCGAGCACGCTCAAGGCGCTACCCACATCCCCATGGGCGAGCTCGTGGAACGACTCGACGAGATTGACCCGGACCGCGATATCTACGTCATCTGCCATGCAGGCGGGCGCAGCATGCAGGTCTGCCAGTACCTCGAACATGCGAAGGGCTGGGACGTCATCAATGTCGATGGCGGCACGGACGCGTGGAAGGCTCAAGGCCGGCCGATGATCTACCCAAAGTAG
- a CDS encoding MarR family winged helix-turn-helix transcriptional regulator, with product MSSSNSVSIPTALLESPSFQLERLRRRTREGVEAALQTQQTTLREYWVLTCLVEEAASSQSALSETLAIDASDMVRLLDSLESRNWVKRERDAKDRRRQIIASTKKGAKAHRELAVLVAEAEDAALDESTNKQLKHLRKLATAIIAADASHDAEGGDA from the coding sequence ATGTCTTCATCAAATTCTGTTTCAATTCCTACCGCGCTGCTGGAGTCCCCCTCCTTCCAGCTGGAGCGCCTCCGCCGCCGCACCCGCGAAGGCGTCGAGGCTGCACTGCAGACCCAACAGACCACCCTGCGCGAGTACTGGGTTCTTACCTGCCTCGTGGAAGAGGCCGCTTCTTCCCAGTCCGCGCTGTCTGAAACCCTGGCTATCGATGCCTCCGATATGGTGCGCCTGCTCGACTCCTTGGAGTCCCGCAATTGGGTCAAGCGCGAACGCGACGCCAAGGACCGCCGCCGCCAGATCATTGCCTCCACCAAGAAGGGCGCGAAGGCCCACAGAGAGCTTGCCGTGCTCGTTGCGGAGGCGGAGGACGCCGCCCTGGACGAATCCACCAACAAGCAGCTCAAGCACCTGCGCAAGCTGGCCACTGCCATTATTGCTGCAGACGCATCCCACGACGCCGAAGGTGGTGATGCTTAA